TCCTTCATTTTCAACTATTTCTTTCACCTCATCACAATAGTCAACAGTCAGCTCTTTGAGTTGCACTAGTCTTTTAGCCATTGAAGGTGATaccaaatttatcaaatttctaCATCGAGATACTTGTAGAGACtgaagattttgaagaattggccCCAACCCAGATAGATGCCTAAGCATAGGTAGATCTTCCAAGTACATTATAGTTAACCGTGGAAGTGTCTCACCCGCATGACCTTCCACTTGGATTACCTTTTCCACTGAATCACACCTTCTCACGATGAGCTGCTCTATAGTATGTGGGATCACAAGCGAAATATCATGACACGCTTCTATCTCCAAAACTCTTAGTTTGCCAAATGACTCCCTTGAAAATTGGCCACACCATATCTCCACGGGGCCCTTGAAGACCAAGTTCAGCTCCTCCACGTTAGGAAATGTGTTCtaacaaatcaaataaataacattaatattttattatgctAACAAAACTTCAGTAAATAAACAAGGTCTATATATAAAAAGGCTTCCAAGTAATTTATCTTTGTTATAGGTTCTCTAGTAAGCGAATTTTATAATCTGGTTACTAGTATTATTGAACACATGATCATAAGATGAATATGGAATTTATATAAATGCCTTGAATAGTTATAGTAGCTAAATGCAGTTTGGGTAATATAATATCACTGGCATTCGTAGCACTTGTTATATCAATGATTAATTATTGgatataataaaacataatgcTCATTACACCTGCAAAACTCTCATCACTTATAATTATTTGTGCCTCTCTCTCCATGTTCTCAAGTCCTTTTatctaatttgattaatttagttATAAATGAAGTAACCTAGATGTGCAAAAGAAGTCATACCTTTTCGATCAAGAAGAGAGGTTGTTTATCAACTTTACCTTCAAGACTTTTTTCTTGCAGCAATAGCTCCACTTCGTCACAATTGCATACCACCAATGTTTTCAAGAGTGTACTTATCCCGATAGAATCTCTTGAGCTTGTATAATTTAGTAAGTTTGAGAGAGGTTAGTCtagggaataaaaaaattggcacTTCTTCAAGTCCATTTTCATTTGCAACAATTTCCTCCACTCCACAATCAAATATCTCTAGGACCTTAAGTTGTACAAGGCCCTTCGCAACCAAAGCTGGAAAAAGATATTTCAGGGAAGCACAATTACCAACTTTCAATGAATTTAGACTTTGAAAGGCAAGATATCCTCGGGAATCCTTCTTCCTCACACTCCATATTTTGACCATGTAAAGACATTTCTCTCAATGGAGGGACTGCAATACCATCAGATTCTGCCCTATTTATTTCTCCCACTTCAAAAATCTCTTTTAAAGAGCAACAATCTTCTATATTCAGAGTTTGTAGGCTTTGTATCCCTTCTAAGAAATTGGATGGAAAAACAATCAGTAAATTTTCACAACCCTTGAGATACAAATCCTTCAATTTGCTAGAGGAACCTACAGGATCTTGGTTGTCCCACACTGTTCTGACATTATCCATTGGATTCAAATGTAAGGACTCCAACTCGGAGAGTGCAATCTGTCCAATTTATCACAtagaattaataattaatgtagTCGTTCACCTATATTCCAATAACTAGACATATATAATTGAATATAAGAGGTAGAAACTCAACATGTTAGTGTGACAAAGTACAAAATTAACCGAAACTTTACTataaattctctttttaaatgagaaaataagagatcccatttttcatcttttttttttaaatttaaggaagttggtaccaaatattttctttcaattaagGCAATAGAATGATCCCAATTTTTGCATctccttctctttttttatcatttgataaattattgtAGATCATGTAGAAGTGGCCATAATAGTCATCAATCTCTTTTTTCATATTCCATagccttgtaaaaaaaaaaaattaaatcaaccCTTCTACCATGCTTTgtagattaaaataaagaatagaaaaaatgatatttgtataaatacttttcttcatctaattacaaattaattatCGCACTAGCGTGCACCTCATGTTTGATATTGACATCTCTTTCTTCCAATTTTTAACGTATgatcttttcttaattttttcactccctttgtttgtaattttttcactatttttatttgtatattttttacaacttattttattttattatttacattttaaaatttgaagaagtattgaAATTAATGATTCAATATTGATAGTGTACTCAATCATTATGAATTGATTAAAACTATTAAGATTCTCATTATTTAATgcctttattttattatttttcaatgataATTCtccaatataatttttattaacttataataccataaaacaagtaaataatGTGACTCTTTcacattatttaaatttttaagctATAATTTTCAATTGAGGTGAGTCATACTCTATATTCTTCcatctttatttattcttaattttgccctaatatttttatatatatatttttttaaattcattttttttattcttctaaaatgaaatcaaaatcatttgaatGGTGAATAACATtgctcaaaaagaaaaagaaaaaaaggataaataattGTACAATGTGTGTTAACagttattaaacaaaatatttaatttgttgaatAAGCTTATTTgtacttaaataaaatattttttgtgcaaaaataataaaaataaatgccaTATTTGAAAAACTATGGAGGTTTgcaaaaggaattaaaaaaaaaatgaaaagaatgttaagaaaaaaagtgtagtagtaataatagaaaaaagagcaagataaaatgaagaatcaaaatTCACCTCTTATTTGATATTAGAAATTAAACATGATTGAAGAGTTAATTTTTGACATTGAGCATGGGAGGCTCATGAGATATTGGAGTAAAATTGTACAtagaaacaaaaatggaaaaaaataaaagtgtgactatttgagaaatgaaaaaaaaaaaaaaaaaccaaagatgaAAAGGAAAGGATAAAGAGGATAGttaaattttggattttgagtaatatatttagaaattttgttatatCAAGAACATTTGTGGATGAAACAATATAGATacttttcaagttaaaaaattgaaatagaaaatatacatatttgtgggctcaataatataaatatgtttataagCTTTAAAAAAGATGAATATAAAAGAGTGAAATGGTATGGGAAAGACAGGCAAAATAGAAATGATAGAGGGATCTCACTATCCACTTTCTTAATAAGAGATTACTCATGGAAAAAATTAATCTATTTTCTTAAATTAGGATACATGAGCAAAATAAGCTTAGTTATGTAATTTTATGAGAGAAAATGACGAGGAGGGACAAATCTTGTGATTGGCTATTTGGCTTTCTTAGTAGTACATACTAGCATTAGGAAACTACTGATTTAATTAATGTATGTGATTAATTTGTTTGCAAGAgaagttgaaaattaaaaagagcTGAATGGcagaaattgaaaatgaaaattaaacatacCTGATTGAAAAAAGAGCTGCCTGGCTCCTGGCTGTCACTGGTTCCTGTGGAGTAGAAGTTAATGAGATTTGGCAGACGTTCCAGTTTCAAGGATACCAGTTGAGGAAACACTTGTACTGATTCCCTTGCTTGTGTTGTAGGAGGCCATATGATATATTTCAAGCTGTTACATTCCTCTATTATCTGAACTCTTAAGTTGGCAAAACACCCCATCGGAATTGGGCCATGGCATACTGCTTCCAGGTTGAGGAGGAAGGCGAGTCGTAATTCCTCCAAGAGAGGAAAGGCACTATGTGGTGGATCGACCCATTCCATTTCCATTGTATTCATGATGTATTGCATCACATCACTGTTAACCAAACTTTCATAAACTTTAtgcggaaataattatttttgaaaacaattttggatacataaaacaaaataatttataagtgctaaaataatgatcatattattaccttgatccatgaagtgagattgagtcaccttgtgaattgtattgtcaaggtcttcaactcactactTTCATATAGTAGATGGGTCACTTGTGTggtgtatgttgttaaaaataaacaacaagaaataaAAGACATAAGAATGAGAGTATGACTTAGGACctcaatttataataagttatacatctcttagtcttcccatcaaagactatataggagttatactcattatttacaccaattatgtacaaattaatgggtaatggtgggttatgaacttgaatgcatctatgtaattgcataggttatacttttccattttcctccattactcataaacataatgtacaaataaatttcataatgatggggttacaaaagttgtaataCCACATTCATATgagttaaattttctaactccccatttgtaatttgagtcttccatacataagactcttggatgcccaatcaattgattcacctacctatcaattgataccctgaaataatattcatataaatataattatatatggccacacattataaaaaaaaaaaagctaacaatCACTCCTAGAGATATACAGATACTTGAGTTTTTTATGAAGAAAACCGTCGCAGTCTAACTCACAAACAAAATGTTTGGTATCACCCAATCTATCCAATGCTAGGACTTCAGTTGTCTTTAACAGTTTGGAGAAGCACTTCACCATATCTGGGCCTTTGATCTTATATAGTTTCAACCTTCTTGAGGTCTTCGTCTCCCTATACTAGCACGGTTGATAGCCTATAGATATATCATATCTAGTGAGGTTCTCAAAGGATACATCTTCCGAAGGCAAACCTGAATGTAATATTTGCAATTGCAAGGCCCTCAAATAGGACAAGTGTTTCAACTCAGAAAGCCAAGCATTCCTCCTTCCACCGTCAACTCCTCCGCTCTCCCATGGATCAAAACTAATCCTCATACACAAATACTCTAACCGAGATAGACTTGATTTCACATTTCTTGGATCGAGAATTGTGGAATCCATCAAATTCAACATCCTTAGATCAATCAATTGCATAATTTCTTTGGGAAACACTAGAATCTCACAATCTAAAAGGCTAAGAATTTATAGTTTCTTCAATTCTCCAAGTATTGTTATGTCTTTCAACGTCCTACATCGGTGTAGACACAATGTTCGAAGATTTGAAAAAAAGTGAAGTGATGATGGCAGTTGTGTAAGATCAATCCTAAACAAGCTTAAAACTCTgacttctttcatttctttgaaAAAGGTGTCTGGAATTTTCAAGAAAGTATCATTACCATTCAACaaaaagaatccaattttgGGACATTCCAACCCTTCTGGAAGCTCATGGACATGTGTGCATTGCAAAGATATGCCAGTACAATTTCTCAACTCACCATCCCTCTTTTCCCATTCTTGTAATCTAACATCTTCTTTCACCGTAAATAGATGATGAGGATATTTCGATGCAATTGTTTTTGCAACATCACAAACCACGTCATGCATTCTAACAAACCCGTTACCTTCCTCCATAAAAAACAAACTCGGAGCTTCACAATTGCGTCCATCTTCAACTTCAAGCAACAGGGTCGAGGCTTTAAGGATTTCCACTCGGGTAAGTAGTTTATTTCTTGCTTGCTCCAATGAATGGATGTAACCAAACAAATCCAAACCCATGACATATTTTAACAAGTCCGTTGGGTTTTTCCTCATGTGGAAGGCCTAAAATTAAGAGTCCAAAACTTAAGGCCTCTTAAgtctttatataaaagggttagaagaagaatccctcttcttctttttcttccaatttttttgcaGCCACCGGAggtagaagaaaaatagagtagaaggagaaaagaaagagaatgggagaaccaccatttttgaagagaaaaactCAGTTTTTCTTCACTGCACAGATTTCCTCAAAGGTCCAATCCTACTTCGTCTGTGGTCCGATCGACCTAAAATTTGGAGGAAAGGTTCGtgactcattgatcttcaatCTGAATGGtggagatcggatttggagATCCGGACGGTCATCTTTCAGTCCGAGAATAGAGTCTCTGTTTTGATGCGTTTTCTATGCGAACAGTTTTGATCATGAGCTCCGATCAAGGTTAATCCGTGGTTCGATTGAGTCGATTTTTGGAGAGCACGTTCAaaactcattgatcttcattctgaacgatggagattggatttggagttcaGAACAGTTATATTTCAGTCTAAGAACGATGGTGTGTTTGGTGAGATCTCTACATTGTTTTTATgcaaagttgttgaaattgccAAGATTAATTTGTCTTGAGATATGGTTGATGTATGCCTCTAATTTTATCTAAAGAGAATTGTATAACCCATTGATTATATTAGTGGAGTTTTTTTATGTGGCCTAAGGGTCcgtggtttttacttctcataTTGGAGAAGGTTTTCCACACTAAAAATTATTGGTGTTCATATACTTGTTGATTGAGTGAATTCTTGTTACTCTATTTGATTTATTCCTATTAGGTTCTCACAAGAGGAGATAAAACCTGGTTGTgcattatttgtatttatccCATCAAAGTGGTATCATTGCATTGGTTAAAGATAATTTGTGTCTTGTGTAAAACAATAGAAAGCAATACAAGTAGAATGAGAAATTTACTCCATCGGCAAGTTTGTGGTTATATCAGACAGTGGGTAAATGATAATGTTCTCAATCATGTTAGTGAAGAGAAACATGCACGGAGTCTATGGAATAAGCTTGAACAGTTATATGCTCGAAAGACTGGTAACAATAAATTGTTTCTTATCAAGAAGATGATTAACTTGAAGTATCAAAATGGAACTCCTATGACATATCACTTGAATACATTCCAAGGTATTATTAATCAGTTGGCTGAAATGAATATCAAGTTTGAGGAAGAGGTGCAAGGGTTGTGGCTTCTTGGTACATTACCGAACTTGTGGGAGATGTTTAGAACTTCTTTGTCTAACTCGACCCCAGATGGTACTATGAATATGGATTTGGTTAAGAGTTGTGTTCTGAATGAAGAGATGAGAGGAAAGTCACAGGGTTCTTCTTCACAATCAGATGTCCTAGTTGCTGAAAAGAGGGGTAGGAGTAAGAGTAGAGGTCCAAAGAACAAAGacaaaagcaaaagcaagaCTAACAAGTTTACCACTGTTGAGTGTCATTATTGTCATTTGAAAGGGCATATAAAGAAGTATTGTCACCAATTGAAGAGAGATATGAAACAATGACAAGTGAAAGACAAGAAGAATGACAATGGTGGTGAAGATGATCGAGTTGTCATTGCCAGTTCAGATTTCCTTATTGTTTATGATAGTGATGTTGTTAATTTTGCTTTCCAAGAGACTAGTTGGGTGATTGATAGTGATGCCTCAATCCATGCTACACCTCGGAAAGATTTCTTTACATCCTACACATCCGGTGATTTTGGAAGTGTTATGATGGACAATGATGGCTCAACTAAAGCCATTGGTATGGGAAATGTGCATTTGGAGACTAGTAATGGTACTATGTTGATTTTGAAGAATGTCAAACACATTCCGGATATCCGCATGAATTTAATCTCCACAGGTAAGTTTGATGATGAAGGGTTCTGCAACACCTTTCGTGATAGTCAGTGGAAGCTCACCAGAGGTTCTATGGTGGTAGCAAAAGGAAAGAAGTGTTCCTCATTATATTTGATGCAGGCAAGGGTAATTGATTCTAGTATCAATGTAATGGATGATGATAGCACAacagacttggtcacatgagtgagaaagacTTGATGATTTTGGCTAAGAAGAATCTTCTTTATGGTATGAAGAAGAGATCTTTGAAAAGGTGTACTCATTGCTTAGCAGGAAAGCAAACCAGAGTTGCATTCAAATAACACCGCCATACAAGAAAGCCAGGTATGCTTGATTTAGTGTATTCTGATGTATGTGGtcctatgaaaacaaaaacacttgGTGGATCTCTATATTTTGTGACTTTTATAgatgatcattcaagaaagatttgggtgTATACCTTGAAAACAAAAGACGAAGTGTTAGAAGTGTTTAAGCAGTTTCATGCTCTTGTTGAGAGACAATCTggtgaaaaattgaaatgcatCCAGACTGATAATAGGGGTGAGTATTATAGTCCTTTTGATGAGTATTGTAGACAACATGGTATTCAACATCAAAAGACACCTCTTAAGACTCCTCAGTCGAATGGGTTGGCTGAAAGAATGCATAGGACACTGGTTGAAATGGTGAGATGTTTACTTTCACAGTCACAGTTGCCAAGATCCTTTTGGGGTGAGGCTTTGAATACTGTTGTACATGTTCTCAATCTTACACCATGTGTTCCTTTAGAATTTGATGTTCCAGATAGAATTTGGTCAGATAATGAAATCTCTTATGATCACTTGCATGTCTTTGGATGCAAGGCTTTTGTGCACGTCCCGAAAGATGAGAGGTCTAAGCTTGATGCTAAGACAAGACCTTGTGTATTCATTGGCTATGGTCAGGATGAGCTTGGTTACAGGTTTTATGATCCAATGCAAAAAAAGCTTGTAAGAAGCCGAGATGCTATGTTTATGGAAGATCATACCATACAGGACATTGAGAAAACTGATGCAACAAAGTTTCAATATAGTGATAATCTGATTGACTTAGATCCAGTTCCTTTGACACATTTTTCTACACAGGTTGAAAATGAAGCAC
Above is a genomic segment from Vitis riparia cultivar Riparia Gloire de Montpellier isolate 1030 chromosome 14, EGFV_Vit.rip_1.0, whole genome shotgun sequence containing:
- the LOC117930562 gene encoding uncharacterized protein LOC117930562 encodes the protein MEMEWVDPPHSAFPLLEELRLAFLLNLEAVCHGPIPMGCFANLRVQIIEECNSLKYIIWPPTTQARESVQVFPQLVSLKLERLPNLINFYSTGTSDSQEPGSSFFNQIALSELESLHLNPMDNVRTVWDNQDPNTFPNVEELNLVFKGPVEIWCGQFSRESFGKLRVLEIEACHDISLVIPHTIEQLIVRRCDSVEKVIQVEGHAGETLPRLTIMYLEDLPMLRHLSGLGPILQNLQSLQVSRCRNLINLVSPSMAKRLVQLKELTVDYCDEVKEIVENEGGEATDDEILFTKLQKLELSFLPNLKSFCTARYTFKFPCLIEMQVITCPKMEFFCKGDSITERLQRVEMDYYHQRWENDLNTTIQKMFMETNAEPMEEDFEEYGDFEEYWDFKELDPKEEDSEDEVPDEEDDEDGDSEEQHPNVEDSEGRSGSLGPRS